TAGCTGTAGTACTTATTGCCAGTTAGGTTAGTACCATCTACTGAAACGGTCAGACTTTCGCTTAAGTCATAAGCAAGTGAAAAATCTAAACGGCCAGTGTCTTTAACCATGTTAAATTGTGGACCTGCACCTACTGGGCGAATGGTATTAAGTAATGCTTCACTATATTTTGAACGGAAGGTATACACCATACGACCAGTAAAACCATGGTTCTCATATAACAAACCTAAGTTATAGCTGTATTTAGACACACCTTGTAGTGGCTCACCTTCTAATGGGTCGCCATCAGTGGTAATTTCACTATCGGCTAAAGTAAAGTTAGCCATAAAACCAACACCATCAAGTGCACTTGGTAAGTCTTTAAATACTGAATCTAAAAACATTTGAGTCGATAGTTCGAGACCTTGCAAAGTGGCGTCAGCCGCGTTGCGAGGGCGTGAAATATTGTATTCAATACCATCTATGGTTTCTGTGGTGGTTTGTGCCATCACTCTATCGTTCAATGTACGATAATAAACCGCCGCCGCAACATAACTAGTTGGCGCAAAGTAATACTCAAGGGTTGCATCATATGCTGTTGATTTTTGTGGTTTTAACTCAGGGTTACCACCACCGCCGTTTGGACGAATATTAGCGTTAAGTGGCACTTCATAAGTTAAACCTGGGTTTAAATCACCAAAAGCAGGTTGTGAAATAGTTTTTGCCGCTGTTACACGCAATTGCAAATCATCGGTTAATTCAACTCTTGCACTGACATTTGGTAATAATGTCGTTTCACTGGTTGAATTAGTGACAGTTGTTGGCTCTGCTGCAGGGTTTGGGTTAGCATCTGTTGGTGCTGGCCTAACTAAACCTGTACCAGTTAAGTCACGTGAAGTACGGGTCGCACGTAAACCAATTAAACCATCGACATAAAAGTTGCCAATTTCAGTGGCATATTTACCTTGTAAATAGGCAGATAAAGTTTGTTCAGTTGCATCGTAATTTCTTTCAGGTGCCCAAGCTGGATCGCCTGGCTCTGCGCCATAAATGTCACGTAAAACATCTGTATGGTCGAGTAGAAAATCTCTATCTGGTGTCATCCATTTTTGACCGCCGTTGATGTATGGAATGCTAGTGGGTGACGGAATTAAAAAGTCATCTGGTAAACCAACAGAATCAACTAAAGTTACACGGTTACCACCTGGTGCAGCTGGGCCGCCTGGCGCATTTGCTCTAAATACAGATTCACGATCGGCATAACGTACACCAAATTGTAATTCTTTTAAGAAGCTGTCTTGTAAAAAGTATTTACCGTTACTTTCAGCCGCAAACATAGTCCCGACCGCATCATTTAAATCTTGGAATAAACCATTAGCAAATCTAAAGTCATCAGCCACACTTAATGGGTCGCCCGGCATAGTTGTGGTGCCATAACCACCAGCGTCGACCACTACATCTACTTTGTCGATTTGTTTACCGATATCAACAATTATGGTGCGATTATGTGTGTGGGATCTTTGATATGAAACGTCAAAATCTAATTCGTAATCGTCTTGTTTATAACGAGCACCGGTCGCAATTAAATATTGATCTGTGCCACTGTCTTTTGCTTGGGTACTCGACAAACCCGGAACATTGTTAAAAGTGGCTGATTCAGCAATACACAAGTCTTGTAGCTGACCATTTTCCGCGGCATAAAAACCCGCACCATCTATGCTGTATTGCGCACAATTAGTTGAAGCTTTTTTATTGGTAATACTTTGTGCTGCGAAGATGTCGGAAAATACAAAGTCTGATTCCCAACGCGACTTATACTCTGTGTAGATACCGTCTAGGTACAGCTCTAGGCCACTTGGCATACGCCATTGTAGTGCAGTATTAAACTGTGGTCTTTGGTAGTCACCATATTGGCTCACACCACCCACGCAAGTTGGTAGGATTACGCCATCACCACCTGCAGGGCCATTTGAACCAGATCGAGGATCACAGTTAAACGAAACCGGGCGGTCGAAGTTAATGTCTGAGTAAGAAACGTTTAACAATGCACCGAACTCATCACCTGAGCTAGTTGACCAGCGATTTGAAACTAAAGCACCTGTTGCATAACTTGGTGAGTCTTCGTTACTACCTTTAAAAATACGTGCATTTAAAGCTGTAGTGACACCTTCTTTAAAATTAAGTGGTTTGTGTAATTTCAAATTAATCACACCAGCAACACCACCTTGAGTTAAATCTGCTGTATTTGATTTGTATACATCAGCGCCAGATAAAGCTTCAGCCGGTAAGTCTTGGAACGCAAATCCACGGCCAACACCAGTGAAAATTTCGCGACCATCTAAGGTAGTTAAGATATCGCCGATACCACGAATTAATGGGCTAACAACTTCGTTATTGTCACCCATTACAACTTGAATACCGGGTACACGTTGCAGCGCTGCTGCGGTCGTTGAATCTGGGAATTTACCAATATCATCCGACACAATTGACTCTACAACTAAATCAGATGAACGTTTAAGGTCGGCCGCCATGCCTAAGCTGTTTCTTAGGCCTGTTACCATAATAACTTCGGGTTCTTTGTCTGCGTCATCTTGCTCGTTTTGAGCAGCTTGGGATTGCTGTGCTGAAAATGCGGTTAGTGTGGCCAGCGCGATTGCTGAAAATTTAAAGTGCATTTTTGAAGCTTTCATATTCTTCTCTTTATCGTTTACGTATTTGATCTGAATGTTTACTTACAAATAACAACAATTATATAAACATTTATTAATTAGATATTCACATATCTACTAGATAAAACGATTGACTGCTAAAAATGCACTAAACCAAAAGCAAAAAATTTATTTTTTGCTTAAATAAATTTCTCCTTGCTCGTTTTTCACTAAAGAAACATTAAAATTACGCTCAAGATCTTGTAAAAAACTGTCGAGTTTTCCATGTTCAAAACGGCCAATTACTCGGATATTTTTTACTTCTTCATCGGCCAAATAAATTGGCTGTTGTAAATAACGATTAACCTGTTCAATCGCCTGTGCCATAGGCTCACCAGAAAAGGTTACGCTACCACTTAACCACGACAAATTAATATCTAGTTTGGCCGACACATCTTCAACCCGGGCTTTTAAACTATTAATTGAGCGCTGGGAATCTATCGCAATTTTTTGTCCAGCTCTTAATAACAAAGTTTGTTGTAAAGGTTGCGTCATTTTCGCGAAGTTAACTTTATCTTGTAGCAACCCACTATCTGCGACCATAACTTTACCTTCAGAAACAATTAACTCAATTTCACTTTTAGCTAAGTACTGCACATTAAATGCAGTACCAACCGCCTGAATCATTTTGTCTTCCACCAAAATATTCAATGGTTTGTCTTGGTTATGCGCAACCTTGATATGCAGCTCACCTTTCACCAATTCGATATTACGATAATTCTGATCGTATTTAGCAACTATCTGACTATCTGTATTTAAACTAACTTCAGAGCCATCGGCCAATACAAAAGTACGCATTTCACCTTTGCTGGTTGCATAAATTTGTTCAACCACAGTTTGTTGCACTATCTGCGGTTGTTGCGCATCAGACAACCAAACAGGGCTAGTTAAAAAAGCCAGCATAAAACAGGCAATCAAAGCAGACGCCGCATACAAATAGTATTTAGGTTGTGCTGCTTTTACTTGCGGGGTTTGATACGGAATAATATCGGCAAGCTCTGCCATTACATCTAATTCATCCCATAATTTAGCATGTGCTAAAAAGCTATATTTATGCGCTGGCGATTTAGCTAACCAGATTTGCAGTTGCTTTTTGCGCTCGGCAGGCATATCGCCGCGATCTAATTCCATCAACCAATGTAGCGCCTGCTCATCGATATCGGCTTGTTTTGCTCTTTGTGGCATGCGAATAATATTGTCTGTCATGTTAGCCACCTCTTTTCACTTGTTGGTCAACCGGATTCGTTTCCGTTGCAAACGACTGCTCAAGTTTACTGAACTGTTTCATTCCGTTCACCAATTGGTTGGATACTGTATTAACGCTAATGTCGAGTTGTTCCGCTATCTCTTTTTGACTAAACCCATACACTTTACGTAATACAAAAATTTTGCGGCTTTGGCTGGGCATTTGTTGGACAACTTTGCAAAAATGCGCAAATTTTTCATTGGTGACGGCTTCGTTATAAAGTTTGTCACTGTCTTCTACATGAAATTCACTTTCGTCTTCTACCTTGTCGGTAAGCTTATTATCGGCTTTTTTGACATGGTCTAAGGCTAAGTTTTTCGCCATAGTATATAAAAAAGATTTGTTGTATTTAGTTGGGTCTTTGTCTTCAATCGAACACAGTTTGACATAGGTATCCTGCACTATATCTTCCACATCGGCAGGTGGAACAATTCGTGAAATATAGTGAGCAATACTCTTACGTAGCGCCATAAATGGCGCTAAAAAGGTCTGTTCGTTCTTATGCATAACAATCTCAAATTAGCTACTCACTCTATTAAACGATTCAGAAAGAAAAACACACTACCACTGTTTTCTAAATCCTAGTTGATAACTAATGCCTGTGTCTTCAAAGTGGGTGACACGGTTACGAACATCCGCATATTCTAGGTGCGAACTACGGGTTAAATTAAATACATCCAGCGACACTTCAAACTTAGAATTAAACTGATAACCTAAACGCCAATCTAAATGCCCTGCAGCGCGTGTATGTTCAGGAATACCACCGGTTCGAGTACCTTGGCGGGCATTTAAAAAATCACTACGCCAGCTATATGCCAAATAACTATACAAACCGGCTAACTTAATATTTAAATTTAAATTAAACGCCTGTTCCGACAAACCTTCAATCACACTTGCAGGCTCTTGCACTGCTGTCAGTTCAATTGGATCTGTATTCATTTGATTGTTGAGTATTTGCGTATAGTTGAGTTCGGTCGCGAGCTCGCTACAAAAACCACACCAAGCGGATAAATCAAACCTAGATGACAATTCCACGCCAAGAATGCTGCCGCCAGAGATATTCTCGCTGGTACTTACTAACTCAACAATTTGTGGACGCCGCTCTAACACAGCGTCACTGACTTCTCCTTGAAAAGTTTGTTCAAAACTAGAAGTTGCAATAAAGGTATCGATATTTTTGTGGAATAAAGTGGCCGAATAGGCATTACCACTTGTTTGGTAATATTCTAACGACAAGTCATATTGAGTTGCTGAATAAGGTTTTAATTTGGAATTGCCGCCGCTTAACACCAAAGTGCCGCTGTCGTCTGAAGTGAATTTTTTATTAATACCAATTTCTTCAATGTTTGGAAAACTAATCACTCTAGCAACCGCGGCTTTTAGCTGATAACCGTTACGAAAATCTAGCGCAATATTAGCACTTGGCAAAAAGTAACGACTTTCGGTATTGCTTTTAGCAGGCTCAGGCTGGCTATAAGTTAGCTTTAAGCGTAATTCGTTGTCACTAGAGTTTGGGTCGAGATCTATTTTTTCGACATTTTGTAAAAAACCTTCCGAGGTATTATTAAATACCAAATAACGTGCACCCGCGCTTGCATGCCAATCAAAATACTCGCTTTGTTCTGTCATTTTAATTTTGCCATACAGCGACAAATTTTCTTCATAGTTGCTGTACGACGCAGACGGATCAAAGATGGTTTGATTCCATTTAACCCCATCAGGCACTATGCCATTAGCTTCCATAATATTCTGAATTTTAAGATTATAAGCTTCAACATCCGTTAACATTAACCACCTATTTGGTCTAGCACCGCTTTCATTTGCTAAATAATCAGGATATTCGATAACTTGAAATAGATAGTTAGGTAAATCGACTAGTCCACCACAAGGTGCACATTGGTAGTCGTCATTCCATTTATATTGGCTGTGTGATTTATCACGCTGAAAATACGAAATGCCAAAGTTAACTTCTTCAATTAAACCTTGGTCAAACAAATAGCGGCTGTCTAATTTTATTTCATCAACTGTATCTTGAATAACATAGTCGAGTTTGCCATTCCAATGTGCACTAATTTGTGTGCTGTCTCCCAAAGGAATATTTGTTGTCATAGATAAAATATTGCCTTGGGTAAAATCTAAATGGATATTTTTATCTTGTGCGCCAACATAATGAGGGATCAAGGCATTTAAACTTTCGAACGAATTTGCTTTTGAATGTGAAATATCAAAATCAATCCACCAGCCGTTTAAGTTAAATTTACTATTGTATCCAATCGCTAATGTATCAATATCTTCAACTTGTTGTTCAAATACCGCATCTAGGTTGTTATCAAAGATATCTGCTTGCAATAAGGTCTGATTGTCGTCTATTAATACGTTTTTATAATTGGGTGATTGCCCAGGTATTTGTACACCTGATGAAAAAGATTTGCGTTTAAAGCGTGCGTAAATCAAATCTAGCGTATGCAAACCACTCATAGCGGTTTTCCACTGCAGCACTGAGTTGATACTATCGCGACGCTTTTCACCATTTTGCACATCAAAAATCATCCGTAGGGGTCGGCGAATTGTGCTCGCTTCAACAGCTTCGCCACTTTGGTTTAAGACTTCCCCTTGTAAATTCTCCGGTAGGATATTCGATTGCGCTAACCTTTGGGTTGAATAACGATCAACCCGATATAATGAACGGTCGCGCAATACTCCAATCATAAAACCAAGTTGACCATCAAAAAAAGTATTGCTGTATAAGTTGGATAAATGCGTGCCATATTCAGGACGCAACTCACTGGTATTTAAACCAAAACGCGTGTCTACATATAAACCGTCGTAATCAAATGGGCGTGCTGTACTAATGTCGATATTTGCGCCTATGCTACCGGCACTTAAGTCGGCCGAAGCAGATTTAATAATATCTATGTTTTTTACAAAATCGTTCGGCAAAATTCTAAAATCAAAATTGCGATTAGCTTTGCTGGTTGCAATAGTGCGCCCATTCACAGTTGTAACATTATAGTTAGGGCCAAAACCTCGTACCGATACATCACCACCCTCACCTATGCTGCGAGAAATAGACACTCCAACACTTTTTTGCAAATTTTCAGCTAGGTTCTGCGATGGCTGACTGTTCATTTGTTTACGGTCAATGAGATCTTGTACACCATCAGAAACCTGCTTTAACCGCCAGTTGTAAGGTAAATCGCTGTCCATACCTTTAACGTAAATAGTTTCTATTTGTTCGTCTGTGTTTCTTGGTGGGTCTAACGGTTTTTCCTCTGCAACTAATTCGTTTTGCTCGCTGACCAGAGCTCGAGCTTTTAGTGCAAACGCGCCATTTTCATCAATTCCCCCAACTAACTTAGTCTGATTAAATAGAATTTTCGCCGCTTGTATTAAGGTAAACTCACCAATCAATGGATTAGTTTTTACCCCTTCAACCAGTTCGTATGAAATAAAAAAAGACAGTTTTGCCTGATTAGCAAACTGTAATAAGGAGAGTTCTGCGCGAGTTTCTGAGATATTAAATTGAAATTTTTTCTCGCTTGCCGCTAAACAAGTATTAACTAAGCAGCCGATAATAATTCCAACAAATACCAATAAGCGCGTTAAAGCTTGAAACATCGCACAATCACTGCAAAAAATGTATAAACATCACGACATTTAAACAAATCAAAATAAAAACAACAATAAATTAAAAATTTGTTTTCACTGTGCATAGTCTTGTGTCGCCGCTGTGTGTGTTATTGCGAATAGCTTCAGCTAGCTTTAACTAGCTGAA
The sequence above is a segment of the Catenovulum adriaticum genome. Coding sequences within it:
- a CDS encoding FecR family protein, with protein sequence MTDNIIRMPQRAKQADIDEQALHWLMELDRGDMPAERKKQLQIWLAKSPAHKYSFLAHAKLWDELDVMAELADIIPYQTPQVKAAQPKYYLYAASALIACFMLAFLTSPVWLSDAQQPQIVQQTVVEQIYATSKGEMRTFVLADGSEVSLNTDSQIVAKYDQNYRNIELVKGELHIKVAHNQDKPLNILVEDKMIQAVGTAFNVQYLAKSEIELIVSEGKVMVADSGLLQDKVNFAKMTQPLQQTLLLRAGQKIAIDSQRSINSLKARVEDVSAKLDINLSWLSGSVTFSGEPMAQAIEQVNRYLQQPIYLADEEVKNIRVIGRFEHGKLDSFLQDLERNFNVSLVKNEQGEIYLSKK
- a CDS encoding TonB-dependent receptor, with translation MFQALTRLLVFVGIIIGCLVNTCLAASEKKFQFNISETRAELSLLQFANQAKLSFFISYELVEGVKTNPLIGEFTLIQAAKILFNQTKLVGGIDENGAFALKARALVSEQNELVAEEKPLDPPRNTDEQIETIYVKGMDSDLPYNWRLKQVSDGVQDLIDRKQMNSQPSQNLAENLQKSVGVSISRSIGEGGDVSVRGFGPNYNVTTVNGRTIATSKANRNFDFRILPNDFVKNIDIIKSASADLSAGSIGANIDISTARPFDYDGLYVDTRFGLNTSELRPEYGTHLSNLYSNTFFDGQLGFMIGVLRDRSLYRVDRYSTQRLAQSNILPENLQGEVLNQSGEAVEASTIRRPLRMIFDVQNGEKRRDSINSVLQWKTAMSGLHTLDLIYARFKRKSFSSGVQIPGQSPNYKNVLIDDNQTLLQADIFDNNLDAVFEQQVEDIDTLAIGYNSKFNLNGWWIDFDISHSKANSFESLNALIPHYVGAQDKNIHLDFTQGNILSMTTNIPLGDSTQISAHWNGKLDYVIQDTVDEIKLDSRYLFDQGLIEEVNFGISYFQRDKSHSQYKWNDDYQCAPCGGLVDLPNYLFQVIEYPDYLANESGARPNRWLMLTDVEAYNLKIQNIMEANGIVPDGVKWNQTIFDPSASYSNYEENLSLYGKIKMTEQSEYFDWHASAGARYLVFNNTSEGFLQNVEKIDLDPNSSDNELRLKLTYSQPEPAKSNTESRYFLPSANIALDFRNGYQLKAAVARVISFPNIEEIGINKKFTSDDSGTLVLSGGNSKLKPYSATQYDLSLEYYQTSGNAYSATLFHKNIDTFIATSSFEQTFQGEVSDAVLERRPQIVELVSTSENISGGSILGVELSSRFDLSAWCGFCSELATELNYTQILNNQMNTDPIELTAVQEPASVIEGLSEQAFNLNLNIKLAGLYSYLAYSWRSDFLNARQGTRTGGIPEHTRAAGHLDWRLGYQFNSKFEVSLDVFNLTRSSHLEYADVRNRVTHFEDTGISYQLGFRKQW
- a CDS encoding TonB-dependent receptor; this encodes MKASKMHFKFSAIALATLTAFSAQQSQAAQNEQDDADKEPEVIMVTGLRNSLGMAADLKRSSDLVVESIVSDDIGKFPDSTTAAALQRVPGIQVVMGDNNEVVSPLIRGIGDILTTLDGREIFTGVGRGFAFQDLPAEALSGADVYKSNTADLTQGGVAGVINLKLHKPLNFKEGVTTALNARIFKGSNEDSPSYATGALVSNRWSTSSGDEFGALLNVSYSDINFDRPVSFNCDPRSGSNGPAGGDGVILPTCVGGVSQYGDYQRPQFNTALQWRMPSGLELYLDGIYTEYKSRWESDFVFSDIFAAQSITNKKASTNCAQYSIDGAGFYAAENGQLQDLCIAESATFNNVPGLSSTQAKDSGTDQYLIATGARYKQDDYELDFDVSYQRSHTHNRTIIVDIGKQIDKVDVVVDAGGYGTTTMPGDPLSVADDFRFANGLFQDLNDAVGTMFAAESNGKYFLQDSFLKELQFGVRYADRESVFRANAPGGPAAPGGNRVTLVDSVGLPDDFLIPSPTSIPYINGGQKWMTPDRDFLLDHTDVLRDIYGAEPGDPAWAPERNYDATEQTLSAYLQGKYATEIGNFYVDGLIGLRATRTSRDLTGTGLVRPAPTDANPNPAAEPTTVTNSTSETTLLPNVSARVELTDDLQLRVTAAKTISQPAFGDLNPGLTYEVPLNANIRPNGGGGNPELKPQKSTAYDATLEYYFAPTSYVAAAVYYRTLNDRVMAQTTTETIDGIEYNISRPRNAADATLQGLELSTQMFLDSVFKDLPSALDGVGFMANFTLADSEITTDGDPLEGEPLQGVSKYSYNLGLLYENHGFTGRMVYTFRSKYSEALLNTIRPVGAGPQFNMVKDTGRLDFSLAYDLSESLTVSVDGTNLTGNKYYSYFETEAFPHDVRDDEKTIGMSIRAKF
- a CDS encoding RNA polymerase sigma factor; this encodes MHKNEQTFLAPFMALRKSIAHYISRIVPPADVEDIVQDTYVKLCSIEDKDPTKYNKSFLYTMAKNLALDHVKKADNKLTDKVEDESEFHVEDSDKLYNEAVTNEKFAHFCKVVQQMPSQSRKIFVLRKVYGFSQKEIAEQLDISVNTVSNQLVNGMKQFSKLEQSFATETNPVDQQVKRGG